A section of the Macaca thibetana thibetana isolate TM-01 chromosome 10, ASM2454274v1, whole genome shotgun sequence genome encodes:
- the CD93 gene encoding complement component C1q receptor encodes MATSVGLLLLLLLLRQLGAGTGADTEAVVCAGTACYTAHWGKLSAAEAQNLCLQNGGNLATVKSEEEAQHVQQVLAQLLRREAALTARMGKFWIGLQREKGKCLDPSLPLKGFSWVGGGEDTPYSNWHKELRNSCISKRCVSLLLDLSQPLLPGRLPKWSEGPCGSPGSPGSNIEGFVCKFSFKGMCRPLALGGPGQVTYTTPFQTTSSSLEAVPFASAANVACGEGDKDDSQSHYFLCKEKAPDVFDWGSSGPLCVSPKYGCNFNNGGCHQDCFEGGDGSFLCGCRPGFRLLDDLVTCASRNPCSSSPCRGGATCIPGPHGKNYTCRCPQGYQLDSSQLDCVDVDECQDSPCAQECVNTPGSFRCECWVGYEPGGPGEGACQDVDECALGRSPCAQGCTNTEGSFHCSCEEGYVLAGEDGTQCQDVDECVGPGGPLCDSLCFNTQGSFRCGCLPGWVLAPNGVSCAMGPVSLGPPSGPPDEEYKGEREGSTVPPAATASPTRGPKGTPKSTPTTRRPLLSSDAPITSVPLEVLAPSGSPGLWREPSIHHTTAASGAQEPAGGDSSVATQNDDGTDGQKLLLFYILGTVVGILLLLALALGLLVYRKRRAKREEKKEKPQNAADSYSWVPERAESRAMENQYSPTPGTDC; translated from the exons ATGGCCACCTCTGTgggcctgctgctgctgctgctgctcctgagGCAGCTCGGGGCCGGGACAGGAGCTGACACAGAGGCGGTGGTCTGCGCGGGGACCGCCTGCTATACGGCCCACTGGGGCAAGCTGAGCGCTGCCGAGGCCcagaacctctgcctccaaaacgGGGGCAACCTGGCCACTGTGAAGAGCGAGGAGGAGGCCCAGCACGTCCAGCAAGTACTGGCCCAACTCCTGAGGCGGGAGGCAGCCCTGACGGCAAGGATGGGCAAGTTCTGGATTGGGCTCCAGCGAGAGAAGGGCAAGTGCCTGGACCCCAGTCTGCCGCTGAAGGGCTTCAGCTGGGTGGGCGGCGGGGAGGACACGCCTTACTCTAACTGGCACAAGGAGCTCCGGAACTCGTGCATCTCCAAGCGCTGTGTGTCTCTGCTGCTGGACCTGTCCCAGCCGCTCCTTCCCGGGCGCCTCCCGAAGTGGTCCGAAGGCCCCTGTGGGAGCCCAGGCTCCCCCGGAAGTAACATTGAGGGCTTCGTGTGCAAATTCAGCTTCAAAGGCATGTGCCGGCCTCTGGCCCTGGGGGGCCCAGGTCAGGTGACCTACACCACCCCCTTCCAGACCACCAGTTCCTCCTTGGAGGCTGTGCCCTTTGCCTCTGCCGCCAATGTGGCCTGTGGGGAAGGGGACAAAGACGACAGTCAGAGTCATTATTTCCTGTGCAAGGAGAAGGCCCCCGATGTGTTCGACTGGGGCAGCTCGGGCCCCCTCTGTGTCAGCCCCAAGTATGGCTGCAACTTCAACAATGGGGGCTGCCACCAGGACTGCTTTGAAGGCGGGGATGGCTCCTTCCTCTGCGGCTGCCGGCCAGGGTTCCGGCTGCTGGACGACCTGGTGACCTGTGCCTCACGAAACCCTTGCAGCTCTAGCCCATGTCGTGGGGGGGCCACATGCATCCCGGGACCCCATGGGAAAAACTACACGTGCCGCTGCCCCCAAGGGTACCAGCTGGACTCGAGTCAGCTGGACTGTGTGGATGTGGACGAATGCCAGGACTCCCCCTGTGCCCAGGAGTGTGTCAACACCCCTGGGAGCTTCCGCTGCGAATGCTGGGTTGGCTATGAGCCGGGCGGTCCTGGAGAGGGGGCCTGTCAGGATGTGGATGAGTGTGCCCTGGGCCGCTCGCCTTGCGCTCAGGGCTGCACCAACACAGAGGGCTCATTCCACTGTTCCTGCGAGGAGGGCTATGTCCTGGCCGGGGAGGACGGCACTCAGTGCCAGGACGTGGATGAGTGTGTGGGCCCAGGGGGCCCCCTCTGCGACAGCTTGTGCTTCAACACACAAGGGTCCTTCCGCTGTGGCTGCCTGCCAGGCTGGGTGCTGGCCCCCAATGGGGTCTCCTGCGCCATGGGGCCTGTGTCTCTGGGACCACCATCTGGGCCCCCCGATGAGGAGtacaagggagagagagaggggagcaCTGTGCCTCCTGCTGCAACAGCCAGTCCCACGAGGGGACCGAAGGGCACCCCCAAGTCTACACCCACCACAAGGAGACCTTTGCTCTCATCTGATGCCCCCATCACCTCTGTCCCACTTGAGGTGCTGGCCCCCAGTGGGTCCCCAGGCCTCTGGAGGGAGCCCAGCATCCATCACACCACAGCTGCCTCTGGCGCCCAGGAGCCTGCAGGTGGGGACTCCTCCGTGGCCACACAAAACGACGACGGCACTGACGGGCAAAAGCTGCTTTTATTCTACATCCTAGGCACCGTGGTGGGCATCCTACTTCTGCTGGCCCTGGCTCTGGGGCTACTGGTCTATCGCAAGCGGAGAGcgaagagggaggagaagaaggagaagccCCAGAATGCAGCAGACAGTTACTCCTGGGTTCCAGAGCGAGCAGAGAGCAGGGCAATGGAGAACCAGTACAG TCCGACACCTGGGACAGACTGCTGA